A region from the Capra hircus breed San Clemente chromosome X unlocalized genomic scaffold, ASM170441v1, whole genome shotgun sequence genome encodes:
- the LOC102178435 gene encoding 60S ribosomal protein L29: MAKSKNHTTHNQSRKWHRNGIKKPRSQRYESLKGVDPKFLRNMLFAKKHNKKGLKKMQANNAKAMSARAEAVKALMKPKEVKPKMPTGGSRKLSRLAYITHPKLGKRARARIAKGLRLCRPKSQAKAPAKAKPPAAAAPAAKGAQAPTKAPE; encoded by the coding sequence ATGGCCAAGTCCAAGAACCACACCACGCACAACCAGTCCCGAAAATGGCATAGAAACGGCATCAAGAAACCCCGATCACAACGATATGAATCTCTTAAGGGGGTAGACCCCAAGTTCCTGAGGAACATGCTCTTTGCCAAGAAGCACAACAAGAAGGGCCTGAAGAAGATGCAGGCCAACAACGCGAAGGCCATGAGTGCACGTGCTGAGGCTGTCAAGGCCCTCATGAAGCCCAAGGAGGTCAAGCCCAAGATGCCAACAGGCGGCAGCCGCAAGCTCAGCCGACTTGCCTACATCACCCACCCCAAGCTCGGGAAGCGCGCCCGTGCTCGCATCGCCAAGGGCCTCAGGCTCTGCCGGCCAAAGTCCCAGGCCAAGGCTCCAGCCAAGGCCAAGCCACCTGCGGCTGCGGCTCCAGCTGCCAAGGGTGCCCAGGCCCCCACCAAAGCTCCGGAGTAG